One genomic region from Desulfobaccales bacterium encodes:
- the msbA gene encoding lipid A export permease/ATP-binding protein MsbA has protein sequence MNTADLRLYFRLLKYLKPHKWRMSAAIAAMLGVSAITALLAYMVKPVLDDVFFAKRENMLYLLPPLVVILYLVKGFLSYTHNYQMSYIGNATVTRLRDELFASIQRQPLSFFDGEATGVLMSRLTYDVNLLQDAVTRVVTSFFKDSFTVIGLTAVIFYREWRLAIMAMVVFPVAVLIIVQLGKRMRRMSHKTQVANAHLYTVLQESLIGQRIVKAFAREDYEEQRFSKANWDYFRIRMKLNATRELSPPVMELLGSLGMAGIIFYGGYAVIRGTSTPGTFFSFLAALLMLYQPIKSLSSVQNIVQEGLAAGARVFGLMDREPEIKDAPKAAVLTPLAQEIDYVRVNFAYDGRQNILHKVEFSVRRGEVVALVGPSGAGKSTLLNLLPRFYEVTDGVIRIDGNDIRDVTLASLRRQIGVVTQQTILFNDTVRHNVAYGRLAAAEEDILGALKAAHAYDFVMAMPDGLDTLIGEQGVRLSGGERQRLAIARALLKDPPILILDEATSSLDSESEREVQQALDLLIKGRTTLVIAHRLSTVRNADRIIALEDGRIMEIGTHAELLAADGLYRRLYEMQFSREEEPDSPAVDATPIREAAQ, from the coding sequence ATGAATACTGCCGACCTGCGGCTTTATTTCCGCCTCCTGAAGTATCTCAAACCCCACAAGTGGCGCATGAGCGCGGCCATCGCGGCCATGCTGGGGGTCTCGGCCATCACTGCACTGTTGGCCTATATGGTCAAGCCGGTCCTGGACGACGTTTTTTTTGCCAAACGGGAAAACATGCTCTATTTGCTGCCGCCCCTGGTGGTGATCCTTTATCTCGTCAAGGGGTTTTTGTCCTACACCCACAACTATCAGATGAGCTATATCGGCAACGCCACCGTTACCCGCCTCCGGGATGAGCTCTTCGCGTCCATCCAGCGCCAGCCCCTGTCCTTCTTCGACGGCGAGGCCACCGGGGTGCTCATGAGCCGCCTGACCTACGACGTCAACCTGCTCCAGGACGCGGTGACCCGGGTCGTGACCAGCTTCTTCAAGGATTCCTTTACTGTCATCGGCCTCACCGCAGTGATTTTTTACCGGGAATGGCGCCTGGCCATCATGGCCATGGTGGTCTTTCCCGTGGCGGTGCTCATCATCGTCCAGTTGGGGAAACGCATGCGCCGTATGTCCCACAAGACCCAGGTGGCCAACGCCCATCTCTATACCGTGCTCCAGGAGTCCTTGATCGGCCAGCGCATCGTCAAGGCCTTCGCCCGGGAGGATTACGAGGAGCAGCGTTTCTCCAAGGCCAATTGGGACTACTTCCGCATTCGCATGAAGTTGAATGCCACCCGGGAACTGTCGCCGCCGGTCATGGAGCTTCTGGGCTCTTTAGGGATGGCCGGGATAATATTTTACGGCGGCTATGCCGTGATCCGGGGCACCTCCACCCCCGGGACCTTTTTCTCCTTTCTGGCCGCGCTCCTCATGCTCTACCAGCCCATCAAGAGCTTAAGCTCGGTCCAGAATATCGTCCAGGAAGGTCTGGCCGCTGGCGCGCGGGTCTTCGGCCTCATGGACCGGGAGCCGGAGATCAAAGACGCGCCCAAGGCTGCGGTCCTGACGCCCCTGGCCCAGGAGATCGACTACGTCCGGGTTAACTTTGCCTACGATGGGCGCCAGAATATTCTCCACAAGGTTGAGTTCAGCGTGCGCCGGGGGGAGGTGGTGGCCCTGGTGGGGCCTTCCGGTGCGGGCAAATCCACCCTCTTGAACCTTTTGCCCCGGTTCTATGAGGTCACCGATGGCGTCATCCGGATCGATGGCAACGATATCCGTGACGTAACGCTCGCGTCGCTCCGGCGTCAGATCGGGGTGGTCACCCAGCAGACTATCCTGTTCAACGATACCGTGCGCCACAATGTGGCCTACGGGCGGCTAGCCGCCGCGGAAGAGGACATCTTGGGCGCGCTCAAGGCCGCACATGCCTATGACTTTGTCATGGCCATGCCTGACGGTTTGGACACCCTCATCGGGGAGCAGGGGGTGCGCCTCTCCGGCGGCGAACGCCAGCGCCTGGCCATCGCCCGGGCGCTCTTGAAAGACCCGCCCATCCTCATCCTGGACGAAGCCACCTCGTCTCTGGACTCGGAATCCGAGCGGGAAGTGCAACAGGCCCTGGACCTGCTCATCAAAGGCCGCACCACCTTAGTCATCGCCCACCGCCTCTCCACCGTGCGCAATGCCGACCGCATCATCGCCTTAGAAGACGGGCGCATCATGGAAATCGGCACCCACGCCGAGCTTTTGGCCGCGGACGGCCTCTACCGCCGTCTCTATGAAATGCAGTTTTCCCGGGAGGAGGAACCGGATAGCCCTGCCGTCGACGCAACTCCGATCCGGGAAGCCGCACAGTAA